The Brevibacterium atlanticum genome segment GGCACCCAGGTGCGGGGTGACGTTGACGGCGTCGAGGTCCATGAGCGCCGAGTGCTCCGGGGGTTCGACGTTCCACACGTCGATGCCGGCTCCGCCGACCTCACCGGACGCGACCGCCTCGGCGAGGGCCTCTTCGTCAATGATGCCGCCGCGGGCGACGTTGATGAACCGGGCACCGGGCTTCGCGGCCTTGAACTGCTCGGTGCTGATCATGCCGATCGTCTCGGGCGTCTTGGGCATGTGCACGGTGACGAAGTCGGACACGGCGAGCAGTCCGGGCAGGTCGAGGACCTCGACGCCCATCTGGGCTGCGCGGGCCTGCGTGATGTAGGGGTCGTAGCCGACCAGGCGCATGCCGAAGGCCTTCGCCCTCTCGGCCACGAGGCCGCCGATGCGTCCGAGGCCGACGATGCCCAGCGTCTTTTCGTAGAGTTCGACGCCGGTGTACTTCTTCCGGTTCCACTCCCCCGCCTTGAGCGAGGTGTTGCCGGCGCCGAAGTAGCGTGCGGATCCCAGGATGTGGGCCATGGTCAGCTCGGCCGCGGAGATGATGTTCGACGTCGGTGCGTTGACGACCATGACACCCGCCGAGGTGGCTGCGGGGACGTCGACATTGTCGAGTCCCACGCCGGCGCGGGCGATGACCTTGAGGTTCTTCGCGGCACCGATGGCCTCCGCGTCGACCTGCGTGGCCGAGCGGACGAGGATCGCGTCGGCATCGGCGATGGCGGGCAGGAGCTGGGATCGGTCAGCGCCGTTGGTGTGGCGGACCTCGAAGTCTCCTCCGAGAGCTTCGATGGTGGCCGGTGACAGTTCTTCGGCGATGAGCACGACGGGCTTGGGCACTGATTTCCTCCTGTTGCGTCCGGGACGTGTCCATCTTATGAGACTTTGTGAAGGCTTTCACAAGGTCTCAGATTCTGGGAAGACTGCTCAACAGAGCGCCGGACGACCCTCCCCGCTCAGAACCCGTTCGGCGAATACGGTGCCCGGCCGAGGCTGAACATCGCGCTCGCGAGCACGGCTGCCCCGGGTGTCTGCTCGTCGATGCGTCCGGCGCGGGCGAGGATGACGGGATCGGCGCCGCCGAAGTACAGCGATCCGAGCTCGGCGATGCCCAGCCCCAGATCTGCCGGCGTCGATTCGGACGCGGGAGTCACCTCGGCGCTCTCACCGTCCGAGGCGATCGTGAACCGACCCCCGGCGAGGTCGAGGGAATCGTCGACGTCGATCGTCAGGGTGCCGGGCACGTACCAGGGCCGGGCCTCGAGGGCGGCCTTGACGTCGAGGATGCGGATCCAGATGTTGTCCTCGGTGGCCACGGTCTTCACGCGCCTCGAATCGGTGAGCAGCCACGGCAGCGGCGAGTATTCGGCGGATTCGCCGAAGGTCACCCGGGTGGACAGGTCGATGGCGGCGAGGAACGACCACAGGGAGGCATACGCGGCATCGGTGACGGCGACGAAGTCGATGATGTCCACGGTCGGCGGGGTCTTCGACCATCCGGCGAACTTGTAGGACACATAACCGTCGGGCTCACCCTGCTCGTCGAAGTGCAGGGCGGCACGCACACCCCGGTCCTCCTCACCGGTCTCGGTGTTGAGCGCCCCGGTGGCGCGTTCGATGTAGGTCTGCTGGCGCTGCATCGCTCCCGGCGAGGTGCGCATGAACCGGTCATAGATCTCCGGCGCCAGCTCTCGCAGTTCACTGGGCAGGCACATCTCGACGCGCCGGTCGGGTTCGCGGACCATCTTGAATCCCGGCGAGGTGTCGACCTCGATCGAATGCGACCATGTGGCCACTCCGAAGCCGAACCGCGAATAGATCCCGCCCTCGGTGGCGGTGAGTGCGGCGAACGGGTAGCCGTTCGCCTTCGCCTCGGCGAGGTCCGTGGTCATCATCGACCGCAGCAGACCACGCCGGCGATGCGTCGGGCGCACCGTGATCCAGGTGATGAGGTGCCCGGGCACGAGCCGTCCCCCGCCGACGTTGACGAGCTTCTCGAACCATGCGAACGTCGCCACCGGGATCGAGGAGTCGAGCCCGTGCTCGTACTCCTGATCCGCGTAGACGGCCGTGAGGTTGCGGCCATCGGCGATCGCCCGCTCGACACGATTCTTCAGCGCCTTGTCGGTCGACCGGGCGTCGTGGAAGCCCACGCTCGTCGAGGCGAAATACCCCTTCGTGCGCTCGTCCGGTTCTCCCGTGGACTCGTCGATGGTGGGCTTGAAGTCTTCGAATCTGTAATTCGTCACACATCCACAGTAGTCCAGATCACTTCGCGCGCCCATCCGCTGCTGCTCCTTCGTCACTGCGGCCGCACCACTGTCTGCCGCGTCACAGAGGCCCTCCAAACTTTGCCCAGGCGTCAATCAGGCGCATAATTGTTGAGCAGTTCGGCGATCCCGAACGCCGACAACCCATCCGCGACCACGAATCGAAGGATCCGCCGTGCCTGAAGACCCACCAGAGCCGAGCCATCGCTCGGACACCGTCTGGTCCCGGCTGCGACGTTCCCGGCCGGCGATGATCGGGCTCGGGCTCGTCGTCCTCTTCGTCGCTCTCGCCGTCCTCGCCCCGGTCTTCTCCGCGATCACCGGCAACAGCCCGTATGCCTACAATCCGGATCTGCTCGGTCCCGACACATCACCGGCGGGCCACCTCGGCGGCGTCAGCCCGCAGCACTGGTTCGGTGTCGAACCCCGCACCGGGCGCGACCTGTTCGCCATCGTGTCCTACGGCGCCCAGGTGTCACTGCTCATCGGATTGGCCGCGACCGTCGTCTCCGTCGCCGTCGGCGTGGCAGTGGGACTCATCGCCGGCTTCTACGGCGGCATCGCCGACCGCCTGCTCTCGCGGCTGACCGACATCATCTTCGGCTTCCCCTTCCTCATCTTCGCCATCGCCCTGTCCGCCACGGTTCCCGCGAGCTTCCCCCGCCCTCTGCTGCTCATCCTCGTCATCGGGCTCTTCGGCTGGCCGTCCATCGCCCGCGTCATCCGCAGCGAGACCCTGTCCCTGCGCGAACGCGGATTCGTCCGCGCCGCGGCCGCCCAGGGCACGGGCAGCAGACGCATCATCGTCCGCGAGATCGCCCCGAACATCCTCGCCACCGTCATCGTGTTCACGACGGTGTCGATTCCGGGCAAGATCGGCGCCGAGGCGGCCCTGTCCTTCCTCGGGGTCGGCGTCAATCCGCCCACCCCGTCCTGGGGACGGTCGATCTCCGATGCGATCAGCTGGGTCCAGGTCGACCCCATGTATCTCATATTCCCGGGCATGGCACTGTTCCTCGTCACGCTCGGATTCAACATGTTCGGAGACGGACTGCGCGATGCCCTCGACCCAGCGGACCGCGGGAACGAGAACGCCGCGACAGCCGATCCGATGAGCGCAGGAGGCCAGCCGTGATCCGAGCGAAATTCATCGCCTCCCGCACGATCGGGGCGATCCTCGTCCTCCTCATCATCGCGGCCGCATGTTTCGCGATCTTCTACCTCATGCCCTCGAATCCGGCCCAGTACTCGTGCGGTAAGCCGTGCTCTCCGGACAGGCTCGCCGAGGTGGAGTCCTACCTCGGCGTCGATCAGGCCTGGTGGAAGCAGCTCTTCGACTTCCTCGGCGGCATCGTCACCGGTCGCACCTTCGGTTCGGGAGCAGCCGCGATCCACTGCGACGCTCCGTGCTTCGGATACTCGTTCCGGCTGCGCGAATCGGTCACCGACCTCATCGTCTCCCGCCTGCCCATCACCCTGTCTCTGACTCTCGGCGCCGCCGTGCTCTGGGCCGTCGGCGGCATCGCCGCCGGTCTCATCGCCTCACTCAAGCGGGGCACCTTCACCGACAGCGCGGTGATGGGGGCGGCGATCACGGGAATCTCCGCACCGACCTACCTGCTCGGCCTCCTCGGCGTGCTCCTCTTCGGGTTCACCCTCAACGTGGTGCCGATCGGCGGCTACATTCCGCTGACGGAGAACCCGGCGATGTGGGCCTTCCACCTCATCCTGCCGTGGATCGTGCTCGCGATCGCCAACGGAGCGATCTACGCTCGGCTCACCCGCGGGCAGATGCTCGAGGTGCTCGGTCAGGACTACATCCGCACGGCCAGGGCGAAGGGACTGTCCGAGACCGTCGTCATCGGCAAGCACGGGCTGCGCAACCTCGTCGTGCCGTTGACCACGCTGTTCGCCATCGACGTCGGCGGACTCTTGGGCGGGGCCGTGATCACGGAGAAGGTCTTCGCCCTCGGCGGCGTCGGCACTCTGCTGCTCGAGGCCGTCTCCAGCCTCGACATCCAGGTCATCGTCGGGGTCACCCTCTTCGCCGCCGCCATCGTCATCATCGCGAATCTGCTCGCCGATCTCAGCTATTCGCTCCTCGATCCGAGAATCCGGGCAAGCCGATGAGGCCACTCTCCGTCTCCGCCCGCAGTCTCACCCCACCGACCCCTGCCACACCTCAGATGAGAAGGACCACCATGAAGAGATCAGCGCTCGTCGCGGCCAGCCTTGCCCTCGGGCTCGTCCTCACCGGATGCAATGCGAACCCCGAATTGAACGACGATTCCCAGGCCAACACACTCGGTGAGACCCACAAGGGTGGGACGCTGAGCATCTTCAGCGAGGACCCCGACATCGATTTCGATCCGGGCAAGAGCCAGGGACTGGCGATCACCTCGCTCGGGCTCGTCCTCCGCCGTCTGACCACCTGGGACATCCAACCGGGCAAGGAGGCGAAGGTCGTGCCGGATCTCGCCACCGACACGGGCAAGGCCAGCGACGACGGCAAGACGTGGACGTTCACGCTCAGGGACGGGCTGAAGTACGAGAACGGCAAACCGATCACGACCGCCGACATCAAGTACGGTCTCGAACGCTCCTTCTCGACCGAGCTCTCCGGCGGTCTGAGCTACCACAAGTCGGTCCTCGAAGGCGGATCGGACTACAAGGGCCCGTTCACCGGCAAGGACCTCGACTCGATCGAGACCCCGGATGAGAAGACGATCGTCTTCCACCTCAATTCCGCGTTCGGCGACTTCCCGTGGATCGCCTCGATGCCCGCGTTCTCCCCCGTGCCGAAGGACTCCGACGACCCCGGCAAGTACGGTCAGGACCCCGTCGCCTCTGGCCCATACAAGGTCGAGTCGAACAAATCCGGAGCCGAGGCGGTGCTCACCCGCAATGACGAGTGGAACGAGGATACCGACCCGGTGCGCACGGCCGGACCCGACAAGGTCGTGTTCAAGCTCGGGCAGGACGCCTCGGTGACCTCGCAGGCGCTCATCTCCGACTCCGGGGATGCGAAGAACGGCTTCTCGGCCAGCTTCGTGCCCGCCTCGCAGCTGGCACAGGTGCAGAACGATGCGAATGCGAAGTCGCGGCTGGTCACCTCGGGGCCGGGGGCGTTGGCCTACCTCGCGATGAACAACACGTCGAAGGGCCTCGACGACGTCAAGGTCCGGCAGGCGATCAACTATGCCGTCGACAAGAACACGTACCGCATCGCCGGCGGCGGCGAGATCGCCGGCGACTACGCCTCGACGCTCATCACTCCGGGGATCCCCGGACGCCAGGACTACGACCTGTACAAGGCCGATCCGGGCGGCGACGTCGAGAAGGCGAAGTCCCTGCTCAAAGAGTCGGGTGCGAAGCTCGGCACACTCAAGCTGCTGGTGAAGAACGATGCGACTTCAGTGGCCCAGGCCGAGGCGATCCAGGAGGCCCTGGCCCGCGTCGACATCAAGACGACGATCAAATCCGTCGATACGAACACGTATTCGGCCGATGCCACGGCGAACAAGCCCGACTATGACCTCGTGCTCGGGTCCTGGCAGCCGGACTTCCCCTCAGCCAACGGCAATATCCAGCCGCTCTTCGACTCCTCGCAGATCGGCAACGGCAACTTCAACCTCTCGCGGTACGAGAACAAGGACGTCGACGCTCTCATCAAGAAGGCCACCGAGACCGTCGATCCCGCCGAAGCGCAGAAGGTGTGGGCCGAGGCCGACAAGACGATCATGGAGGATGCGCCGATCGTTCCGCTCATCTACACGAAGAACTCGTTCCTGCACGGTTCGAACGTCGAGAACTTCGTCATCGGCGACTTCCCGGCCTACCCCGTGTACTTCAAGGCATCGCTGAAGGGCTGAGCGTCGATGTCAGAGATCGCAGCGGCACTGCGCTACGAGGGACATTCGGTGTCCTTCGGCGCGCGTGAGATCACCCGGGACGTCTCCTTCGACCTCGTCCCGGGATCGGTCCTCGCCCTCGTCGGCGAGTCCGGTTCGGGCAAATCGGTGACCGCGCTGGCCGCTCTCGGCCTCGTGCCGGGAGCAAGCCAGACCGGGTCCGTGGTCCTCCACGGGCAGGCGGGTGCGGGCGGCCAGGCAGGTGGGGCTGAGCCCGGCCAGGCGGATGCGGGCGGAGAGTCGGCTGGGCGGGGCGCTGATGTCGACCTCGTCGGCCTTGACGCAACCGAGCTGCGGCCGATCCGCGGCGAACGCATCGGCGTTGTGTTCCAGGAGCCGATGGGCGCGTTCAATCCGATGTTCCGCGTCGGATCCCAGATCGCCGAGGCGGTCCGTGCCCATGCGAAGGACACCGGGGCCGGGTCAGAGAACAGCGCGTCGACCAGCGATCGCGTCGCCGCTCAGCTGCGCAAGGTCGGCCTGCCCGAACCGGACCGGATCATGCGCGCCTATCCGCACGAGCTCTCCGGCGGACAGCTGCAGCGGGCGATGATCGCGCTGGCGACGATCAACTCCCCGCAGGTCCTCTTCGCCGACGAACCCACGACGGCCCTCGACGTCACGGTGCAGACCGGGATCCTCGACCTGCTGCGCCGACAGGCCGATGAGGGGCAGGCCGTCCTCCTCATCACCCACGATATGGGTGTCGTCGCCGATGTCGCCGACCGGGTGGCCGTGATGAAGGACGGCAGCATCGTCGAAACCGGTGAGGTCGATGCGATCTTCGCTGCGCCGGCCCACCCCTACACGAAGGAGCTGCTGGCCGCGGTGCCGAGGCTCAGTTCGGTCGTCGGGGACTCTGCCGGCGCACGCCCCGCTGCGGCCTCTCCCACTCCGCCCCAATCCGCCACGACCTCTCCGGCAGCCGAGCTGCGCTCGGCGAGCGTCGTCCATCGCACTCCCGGTGGTGAACTCCGCGCCCTCGACGACGTCTCCCTCGTCGTTCCGGCCGAGACGATCATGGGTCTCGTCGGCGAATCCGGTTCGGGAAAGTCGACGATCGCGAATGTCCTCACCGGCGGTCAGGCCCTGGCCTCGGGTGAGGCGTTCGTCGCCGGTGAAGCGGTGACGACGAGGCCGAATCGTCGGCAGCGTCGGCGCCGTGCGAGCATCGGTGTCGTCTTCCAAGATCCGAGGGGTTCGCTCAACCCGCGCCGGTCCGTGGGCACGCAGATCGCCGAACCGCTGCGCGTCCACCGTGACCTCAGTGCGAAGGAGACGACGGCCCGGGTGCGCAGCCTTCTTGACGACGTCCGACTGCCCGCCGACTTCGCGGAACGCTATCCGCACGAGCTCTCGGGCGGGCAACGGCAGCGAGTCGCGATCGCCCGCGCACTGGCACTCGACCCCACCCTCCTCATCGCCGACGAACCGACCTCAGCGCTCGACGTCTCGGTCCAGCAGGGAGTGCTCCGACTGCTGAACGAACTGCACGAAGCACACGAGTTCGCCTGCCTGTTCATCAGCCACGACCTCGCCGTCGTCGAACAGCTCGCCTCCCAGGTCGTCGTCCTCAAGGACGGAGCGATCGTCGAGCAGGGTCCGAGCCGACAGGTGCTCACCGATCCGCAGCAGGCCTACACCCGTGAACTCATCGAGTCCGCACCGATCCCCGACCCGAAGATCCAGGCGGCAAGACGGGCGGCCCGGCTCGCCGCGTAGGGAGGCTGCCTCGGCGAACGATGTCGGTTCCGACGCGAACGAGCCCCGGACACCTTCTGGTGTCCGGGGCTCGTTCTTCCTCACACAGCCTCAGCTGGCGCGCGCGGGGCGCACGTCC includes the following:
- the serA gene encoding phosphoglycerate dehydrogenase, which produces MPKPVVLIAEELSPATIEALGGDFEVRHTNGADRSQLLPAIADADAILVRSATQVDAEAIGAAKNLKVIARAGVGLDNVDVPAATSAGVMVVNAPTSNIISAAELTMAHILGSARYFGAGNTSLKAGEWNRKKYTGVELYEKTLGIVGLGRIGGLVAERAKAFGMRLVGYDPYITQARAAQMGVEVLDLPGLLAVSDFVTVHMPKTPETIGMISTEQFKAAKPGARFINVARGGIIDEEALAEAVASGEVGGAGIDVWNVEPPEHSALMDLDAVNVTPHLGASTHEAQEKAGVAVAKSVRKALAGELVPDAVNVAGGAIHEDVRPGIPLAERLGRVVNALADSSVTHFKVEVNGEIADKDVSVLKLSALKGLFKDVVSDQVSYVNAPLLAEERGIGVELVTDPYCESFRNITRLTATTSTGQRISVAGTVTGPKLVQKLTEVDGYSLEIELTDNLLIFRYEDRPGIIGQLGLALGTNDVNIAGMQVSPASTSNEALSVLAVDSVVSDEVVKAVAGAVNASAFTGVSLQED
- a CDS encoding GNAT family N-acetyltransferase; the protein is MTNYRFEDFKPTIDESTGEPDERTKGYFASTSVGFHDARSTDKALKNRVERAIADGRNLTAVYADQEYEHGLDSSIPVATFAWFEKLVNVGGGRLVPGHLITWITVRPTHRRRGLLRSMMTTDLAEAKANGYPFAALTATEGGIYSRFGFGVATWSHSIEVDTSPGFKMVREPDRRVEMCLPSELRELAPEIYDRFMRTSPGAMQRQQTYIERATGALNTETGEEDRGVRAALHFDEQGEPDGYVSYKFAGWSKTPPTVDIIDFVAVTDAAYASLWSFLAAIDLSTRVTFGESAEYSPLPWLLTDSRRVKTVATEDNIWIRILDVKAALEARPWYVPGTLTIDVDDSLDLAGGRFTIASDGESAEVTPASESTPADLGLGIAELGSLYFGGADPVILARAGRIDEQTPGAAVLASAMFSLGRAPYSPNGF
- a CDS encoding ABC transporter permease, yielding MPEDPPEPSHRSDTVWSRLRRSRPAMIGLGLVVLFVALAVLAPVFSAITGNSPYAYNPDLLGPDTSPAGHLGGVSPQHWFGVEPRTGRDLFAIVSYGAQVSLLIGLAATVVSVAVGVAVGLIAGFYGGIADRLLSRLTDIIFGFPFLIFAIALSATVPASFPRPLLLILVIGLFGWPSIARVIRSETLSLRERGFVRAAAAQGTGSRRIIVREIAPNILATVIVFTTVSIPGKIGAEAALSFLGVGVNPPTPSWGRSISDAISWVQVDPMYLIFPGMALFLVTLGFNMFGDGLRDALDPADRGNENAATADPMSAGGQP
- a CDS encoding ABC transporter permease, whose product is MIRAKFIASRTIGAILVLLIIAAACFAIFYLMPSNPAQYSCGKPCSPDRLAEVESYLGVDQAWWKQLFDFLGGIVTGRTFGSGAAAIHCDAPCFGYSFRLRESVTDLIVSRLPITLSLTLGAAVLWAVGGIAAGLIASLKRGTFTDSAVMGAAITGISAPTYLLGLLGVLLFGFTLNVVPIGGYIPLTENPAMWAFHLILPWIVLAIANGAIYARLTRGQMLEVLGQDYIRTARAKGLSETVVIGKHGLRNLVVPLTTLFAIDVGGLLGGAVITEKVFALGGVGTLLLEAVSSLDIQVIVGVTLFAAAIVIIANLLADLSYSLLDPRIRASR
- a CDS encoding ABC transporter substrate-binding protein, whose amino-acid sequence is MKRSALVAASLALGLVLTGCNANPELNDDSQANTLGETHKGGTLSIFSEDPDIDFDPGKSQGLAITSLGLVLRRLTTWDIQPGKEAKVVPDLATDTGKASDDGKTWTFTLRDGLKYENGKPITTADIKYGLERSFSTELSGGLSYHKSVLEGGSDYKGPFTGKDLDSIETPDEKTIVFHLNSAFGDFPWIASMPAFSPVPKDSDDPGKYGQDPVASGPYKVESNKSGAEAVLTRNDEWNEDTDPVRTAGPDKVVFKLGQDASVTSQALISDSGDAKNGFSASFVPASQLAQVQNDANAKSRLVTSGPGALAYLAMNNTSKGLDDVKVRQAINYAVDKNTYRIAGGGEIAGDYASTLITPGIPGRQDYDLYKADPGGDVEKAKSLLKESGAKLGTLKLLVKNDATSVAQAEAIQEALARVDIKTTIKSVDTNTYSADATANKPDYDLVLGSWQPDFPSANGNIQPLFDSSQIGNGNFNLSRYENKDVDALIKKATETVDPAEAQKVWAEADKTIMEDAPIVPLIYTKNSFLHGSNVENFVIGDFPAYPVYFKASLKG
- a CDS encoding dipeptide ABC transporter ATP-binding protein; this translates as MSEIAAALRYEGHSVSFGAREITRDVSFDLVPGSVLALVGESGSGKSVTALAALGLVPGASQTGSVVLHGQAGAGGQAGGAEPGQADAGGESAGRGADVDLVGLDATELRPIRGERIGVVFQEPMGAFNPMFRVGSQIAEAVRAHAKDTGAGSENSASTSDRVAAQLRKVGLPEPDRIMRAYPHELSGGQLQRAMIALATINSPQVLFADEPTTALDVTVQTGILDLLRRQADEGQAVLLITHDMGVVADVADRVAVMKDGSIVETGEVDAIFAAPAHPYTKELLAAVPRLSSVVGDSAGARPAAASPTPPQSATTSPAAELRSASVVHRTPGGELRALDDVSLVVPAETIMGLVGESGSGKSTIANVLTGGQALASGEAFVAGEAVTTRPNRRQRRRRASIGVVFQDPRGSLNPRRSVGTQIAEPLRVHRDLSAKETTARVRSLLDDVRLPADFAERYPHELSGGQRQRVAIARALALDPTLLIADEPTSALDVSVQQGVLRLLNELHEAHEFACLFISHDLAVVEQLASQVVVLKDGAIVEQGPSRQVLTDPQQAYTRELIESAPIPDPKIQAARRAARLAA